One segment of Saprospiraceae bacterium DNA contains the following:
- a CDS encoding gliding motility-associated C-terminal domain-containing protein yields MRLFSPNTFSMKLRLRLLLSSLAFLCGPLVLFSTHNRAGEIHVEQIGPLTIRVTIITWTKASSVNADRDTLTLDWGDGTRQQVARNNGPGSPPKGIVLPNDIKYNTYVAVHQYGAPARYRISMTDPNRNAGIVNLNPPSSDNVPFHIETIYEFQNSQFGGVNTTPYLLQPPVDNACVGKPFKHNPNAYDPDGDSLSYQLIVPMQSLGVQVPNYSYPDQVLPGINNQLSLNPVTGDILWQTPQAAGEYNLAFIIVSWRGGVPIDTTIRDMQIFVATCENNPPRVATIDNICVVAGDTVEFKVTATDPDTGDFVRVTALGGPMSTLYSPATFDGPSDWALPPVEGTFRWATVCEHISNQPYSVVFKAVDSISKTMPQLADLKTVRIKVVGPPPKDVQADANFGEVDVSWEKPYSCDNAAENYFYGFSVWRREGSNPFMPDSCTPGLAGRGYTELTFVTKQEQNGRYFFRDVNVERGRTYCYRVIAKFARLSAGGYPYNLVESLPSEEVCVQLPRDLPLITNASVEVTSPIVGEMRVCWSKPVAEDLDTIINHGPYRYQVLRAPGLTGGNLQEVPGASFVADDFWEANDTCFTDVGLNTQGQPYHYRIDFYVKGLSTPLGSTNNGSSVFLSIKSTDEANLLSWEENVPWNNYSYVVYRKNDAGVFDSIAQTTARNYADKGLVNGEEYCYYIKSVGTYSIGGVLNPIFNNSQEKCGIPLDTIPPCPPVLTANNLCDGIGGADPGPPFKNNLSWSNPNVACTETDDVTTYRVWYAPDEDEPFALVEVLEGANNTSYIHNLNTGLAGCYAVTAVDSVGNESAYSNIVCKDNCPNYELPNAFTPNDDGHNDEFRPFPGWRFISRVDMQIFNRWGNLVFATQDPAILWKGKSLDGKDLAEGTYLYVCKVYESRVGGEVLRPDILSGYIELIRGGR; encoded by the coding sequence CTGCGATTATTTAGCCCAAACACATTTAGCATGAAACTCCGCTTACGCTTACTCTTATCCAGCCTTGCGTTTTTGTGTGGCCCCTTAGTGCTTTTCTCCACCCACAACCGCGCAGGGGAAATCCATGTAGAGCAAATAGGCCCGCTGACCATCCGCGTCACCATCATCACTTGGACGAAGGCGAGCAGCGTGAACGCCGACCGCGACACGCTTACGCTTGACTGGGGCGATGGCACTCGCCAACAGGTGGCCCGCAACAACGGCCCCGGCAGCCCCCCGAAAGGAATCGTGCTGCCCAACGATATCAAGTACAATACCTACGTTGCAGTGCATCAGTACGGTGCGCCCGCCCGCTACCGAATCTCAATGACCGACCCCAACCGCAACGCGGGCATCGTGAATCTCAATCCGCCTTCCTCGGACAACGTGCCTTTTCACATCGAGACGATTTACGAGTTTCAAAACTCGCAGTTCGGCGGTGTCAACACTACCCCCTATCTACTCCAACCGCCTGTTGACAACGCCTGCGTGGGCAAGCCATTCAAACACAACCCGAACGCTTATGACCCCGACGGCGACAGTCTCTCGTATCAACTCATCGTCCCCATGCAATCGTTGGGCGTTCAGGTGCCCAACTACAGCTATCCCGACCAAGTGCTGCCCGGCATCAACAACCAATTGTCGCTCAACCCCGTGACGGGCGACATTCTTTGGCAAACCCCTCAGGCGGCAGGTGAATACAACCTCGCCTTCATCATCGTCTCATGGCGCGGAGGAGTGCCTATTGACACTACTATACGCGATATGCAGATTTTTGTGGCCACTTGCGAAAACAACCCGCCAAGGGTGGCCACCATTGACAATATATGTGTCGTGGCGGGCGACACAGTAGAATTCAAAGTGACAGCGACTGACCCCGATACGGGCGACTTTGTGCGGGTGACCGCTTTGGGCGGGCCTATGAGCACGCTTTATAGCCCTGCCACATTCGATGGCCCAAGCGATTGGGCTTTGCCCCCCGTGGAAGGCACTTTCCGCTGGGCTACCGTGTGCGAGCACATCTCCAACCAACCTTATTCGGTGGTGTTCAAGGCCGTGGACTCCATCAGCAAAACCATGCCTCAACTCGCTGATTTGAAGACCGTAAGAATAAAAGTGGTGGGGCCTCCGCCAAAGGATGTGCAGGCAGATGCCAACTTTGGCGAAGTGGATGTCTCATGGGAAAAACCATACTCGTGCGACAACGCGGCGGAAAACTACTTCTATGGATTTTCGGTGTGGCGCCGCGAGGGCAGCAACCCGTTCATGCCCGACTCCTGCACGCCGGGACTGGCTGGCAGGGGATATACCGAATTGACCTTTGTGACCAAACAAGAGCAAAATGGGCGCTATTTTTTCCGGGATGTCAATGTGGAGCGAGGGCGAACGTATTGCTACAGGGTAATCGCAAAATTTGCTCGCTTATCCGCAGGGGGCTACCCGTACAATCTGGTGGAAAGCCTGCCCTCTGAGGAAGTGTGCGTGCAGTTGCCACGCGATTTGCCACTCATCACCAATGCCTCCGTCGAAGTCACCAGCCCAATCGTGGGGGAAATGCGCGTGTGCTGGTCAAAGCCTGTTGCCGAAGACCTCGACACCATCATCAATCATGGCCCTTATCGTTATCAAGTGTTGCGCGCGCCTGGCTTGACGGGCGGCAATTTGCAGGAGGTACCCGGCGCGTCGTTTGTCGCCGATGATTTTTGGGAGGCCAACGACACCTGCTTCACCGATGTAGGGCTAAACACGCAAGGCCAGCCTTACCACTACCGGATTGACTTTTATGTGAAAGGCTTGAGCACACCTCTTGGCTCCACGAACAATGGCTCGTCCGTTTTTCTTTCCATCAAATCAACTGACGAGGCCAACTTGCTCTCATGGGAGGAAAACGTGCCGTGGAACAATTACAGTTACGTTGTCTATCGAAAAAACGACGCTGGCGTGTTTGATTCCATCGCGCAAACCACCGCTCGAAACTACGCCGACAAGGGCCTCGTCAACGGTGAGGAATACTGCTACTATATCAAGAGCGTCGGCACCTATAGCATTGGTGGGGTGCTGAACCCCATTTTCAACAACTCGCAGGAAAAATGCGGCATCCCGCTCGACACGATTCCGCCCTGCCCGCCGGTGCTGACAGCCAACAATCTTTGTGATGGCATCGGAGGCGCCGACCCCGGCCCTCCGTTCAAGAACAACCTCTCGTGGTCGAACCCCAACGTGGCGTGCACAGAAACGGACGATGTGACGACCTATCGCGTGTGGTATGCCCCCGACGAGGATGAGCCATTTGCATTGGTCGAGGTGCTCGAAGGAGCCAACAACACTTCGTACATACACAATCTCAACACTGGCTTGGCGGGCTGCTATGCCGTGACGGCGGTGGATTCGGTAGGCAATGAAAGCGCCTACAGCAACATCGTTTGCAAGGACAACTGCCCCAATTACGAACTGCCCAACGCATTCACCCCCAACGATGATGGTCACAACGACGAGTTTCGCCCCTTCCCCGGCTGGCGATTCATCAGCCGCGTGGATATGCAGATATTCAATCGCTGGGGCAACCTTGTCTTTGCCACACAAGACCCCGCCATTTTATGGAAAGGCAAAAGCCTCGACGGCAAAGACTTGGCCGAAGGCACCTATCTATACGTTTGCAAAGTGTACGAAAGTCGTGTGGGAGGGGAAGTGTTGCGGCCCGACATCCTGAGCGGCTACATCGAGCTGATACGGGGGGGGCGGTAA
- a CDS encoding 30S ribosomal protein THX yields the protein MGKGDFKTKRGKIRRGSHGNNRPKLKKLKTVLKNQAENKTTAA from the coding sequence ATGGGTAAAGGTGATTTCAAAACCAAGCGCGGCAAAATCAGACGCGGTTCGCATGGCAACAACCGTCCGAAACTCAAAAAACTGAAAACTGTGCTGAAAAATCAGGCGGAAAACAAAACAACCGCCGCCTAA
- a CDS encoding DUF4783 domain-containing protein, which translates to MRNLFFLLLFVPAISFGQTNANLEAITSALNTGDADALSKFFSANVEISIQDKEQVYAKAKALEVVRNFFDANKPKAFSQMHKGTSRENSDQYCIGNLSSANGNYRVYLYLKVSGSNLSIQEMRFDKE; encoded by the coding sequence ATGAGAAATCTGTTTTTTCTGCTTCTGTTCGTCCCGGCCATTTCCTTTGGCCAGACCAACGCGAACCTCGAAGCCATCACCAGTGCCCTGAATACCGGCGATGCCGACGCGCTCTCCAAGTTCTTCTCTGCCAACGTGGAGATTTCCATTCAGGACAAAGAACAGGTGTATGCGAAAGCCAAAGCCCTTGAAGTGGTACGCAACTTCTTCGACGCGAACAAGCCCAAGGCGTTCAGCCAGATGCACAAGGGAACCAGCCGCGAAAACAGCGACCAGTACTGTATCGGCAACCTGAGTTCCGCCAACGGCAATTATCGGGTTTACCTTTACCTGAAGGTCAGCGGCAGCAACCTGAGCATCCAGGAAATGAGATTTGACAAAGAATAA
- a CDS encoding carboxypeptidase regulatory-like domain-containing protein codes for MKSIHPFLLPLMLLLTTASIFAQTSTLRGVVLDKQAETPLIGATVVLLASAATSEADAPLGATTDVNGKFTIANVPVGRQTLRVTYLGYEPQTIPNILVTAGKEAQLDVRLEESFTKMGEVVITAQVNKDKPMNDLATISARQFNTEEVMRYSGGRNDVAKLVANFAGVAANNDARNDIVIRGNSPTGVLWRLEGIPIPNPNHFSTLGTTGGPVSALNPNMIANSDFLTGAFPAEYGNALAGVFDINLRTGNKERPEYMVQLGAFSGLEALVEGPLNKQHDGSFVVAYRHSFTELASAAGLNIGTTATPRYKDLSFNVDFGNGKAGKWSLFGIGGHSAIDFLGAEIDTTDLFANPNENAYNVSKFGVVGLKHNLLLNDRSYVRTVLSASHSGNTYTADDLSIDDNGTPFQIWDVRDAGNTYRLSSYYNLKASSRLTLRSGILVQQQQLNTQVRTRNNTPDLDDDGLPDWFTERDFDGWFHQSEAYAQAQYRLTKTLTLNAGLHTLYFAKTEDFALEPRAALNWQFAPKHTLSLGYGMHNQTQPLPVFLFRERQADGSFVETNSNLGFTRNQHFVLGYDFKPAPSWRVKAEAYYQDLSKVPVESISSSFSILNTGADFIFPEKNNLVNNGTGRNIGAELTVEKFFSQGWYSLLTVSLFESTYKGSDGVERSTAFDGGYVLNALAGKEFKLGDSGRRFLTLDTKLTAAGGRPYTPINLEASQAAGEEVLYDDQAFSLRLDDYFRWDVKVGFRLNSAKRKLSQTFFLDFQNVTNKANIFAMRYNEVRGNVGRIDQIGFFPDLLYRIEF; via the coding sequence ATGAAATCAATACATCCTTTTTTGCTCCCATTGATGCTCCTCCTCACTACCGCATCCATTTTCGCTCAAACTTCCACGCTGCGGGGTGTCGTGCTCGACAAACAGGCCGAAACCCCGCTCATCGGCGCCACGGTGGTGCTGCTCGCCAGCGCCGCCACCTCAGAAGCTGATGCCCCTTTGGGCGCGACAACCGATGTGAACGGCAAATTCACCATCGCCAACGTCCCGGTAGGACGCCAGACCCTGCGCGTCACCTATCTCGGCTACGAACCCCAAACCATCCCTAATATCCTCGTGACGGCAGGCAAAGAAGCTCAATTGGACGTGCGCTTGGAAGAATCGTTCACCAAAATGGGCGAGGTGGTCATCACTGCTCAAGTTAACAAAGACAAGCCTATGAACGACTTGGCCACTATTTCCGCACGCCAGTTCAACACCGAAGAGGTGATGCGCTACTCAGGTGGCCGCAACGACGTGGCCAAACTCGTGGCCAACTTCGCGGGCGTGGCAGCCAACAACGATGCCCGCAACGACATCGTCATTCGCGGCAACTCGCCCACTGGCGTGCTGTGGCGGCTGGAAGGCATCCCCATTCCCAATCCCAACCATTTTAGCACGCTCGGCACTACGGGCGGCCCCGTATCCGCGCTCAACCCCAATATGATTGCCAATTCCGATTTTCTCACCGGCGCTTTTCCCGCCGAATACGGCAATGCGCTGGCGGGCGTGTTCGACATCAACCTGCGCACGGGCAACAAAGAGCGCCCGGAATACATGGTGCAACTCGGCGCTTTCTCCGGCTTGGAAGCCTTGGTGGAAGGGCCGCTCAACAAACAGCACGATGGCTCATTCGTGGTGGCTTATCGCCACTCATTCACCGAACTGGCATCCGCCGCCGGGCTGAATATCGGCACCACCGCCACGCCACGCTACAAAGACCTTAGCTTCAACGTTGACTTTGGCAACGGAAAGGCGGGCAAATGGTCGCTATTCGGCATCGGCGGCCATAGCGCCATTGATTTCTTGGGTGCTGAAATTGACACGACCGACTTGTTTGCCAACCCCAACGAGAACGCCTATAATGTCTCAAAATTCGGCGTCGTCGGCCTAAAACACAACCTTTTGCTCAACGACCGCTCATACGTCCGCACCGTATTGTCGGCCTCTCATTCTGGGAACACCTACACGGCGGACGACCTCTCCATTGACGACAACGGCACGCCCTTCCAAATATGGGACGTGCGCGACGCAGGCAACACCTATCGCCTCTCCTCCTACTACAATCTCAAAGCCAGCAGCCGATTGACCCTCCGCTCGGGCATCCTTGTGCAACAGCAGCAACTCAACACCCAAGTGCGCACCCGCAACAACACACCCGACCTCGATGACGACGGGCTGCCCGATTGGTTCACCGAGCGCGACTTCGACGGGTGGTTCCACCAATCGGAGGCATACGCGCAGGCGCAATATCGCCTCACCAAAACGCTCACGCTCAACGCCGGGCTGCACACCCTTTATTTTGCCAAGACCGAAGACTTCGCGTTGGAGCCTCGCGCCGCGCTCAACTGGCAATTCGCCCCCAAGCACACCCTGAGTCTCGGCTATGGCATGCACAACCAGACGCAGCCCCTGCCCGTGTTCCTTTTCCGCGAGCGCCAAGCCGACGGCTCTTTCGTGGAGACCAATAGCAACCTCGGCTTCACGCGCAACCAGCATTTCGTGTTGGGCTATGATTTCAAACCCGCCCCCTCGTGGCGCGTGAAAGCCGAAGCCTATTACCAAGACCTTTCAAAAGTGCCCGTGGAAAGCATATCTTCCAGCTTCTCGATTTTGAACACTGGCGCGGATTTTATTTTCCCAGAAAAAAACAATCTCGTGAACAATGGCACGGGCAGGAACATAGGTGCCGAATTGACGGTGGAAAAATTCTTCTCGCAAGGCTGGTATAGCCTCCTGACAGTGAGCCTTTTTGAATCAACATACAAAGGCTCCGACGGCGTGGAGCGCAGCACAGCCTTCGACGGCGGCTATGTGCTCAATGCGCTGGCGGGCAAGGAATTCAAGCTCGGCGATTCGGGCCGCCGCTTCCTGACTCTGGACACCAAACTGACCGCCGCCGGAGGCCGCCCTTACACCCCCATCAACCTCGAAGCCAGCCAAGCGGCAGGCGAAGAAGTGCTCTACGACGACCAAGCGTTCAGCTTGCGCCTCGACGACTACTTCCGCTGGGACGTGAAAGTTGGTTTCCGCCTCAACAGTGCCAAACGCAAACTGTCGCAGACTTTTTTCCTTGATTTCCAAAACGTCACCAACAAGGCCAATATCTTCGCCATGCGCTACAACGAGGTGCGGGGCAACGTGGGCCGCATTGACCAAATCGGGTTTTTCCCGGATTTGCTCTACAGAATTGAGTTTTGA
- a CDS encoding histidine kinase — protein MKKHPCFQDIAGFNDRHLILVGLPLASILISLMLFGESYAQGDWATVGTCIPISFLYTALYWSALRWTYKHLKLRFPAPKDIGKRLVIVFLAFNLFYFLISFSLKTILHGFEPNDGHEPEPLLAYISSLIMAALVMTLYEATSFYVQLQRTVAEKAELERQNIESQLEGLRNQVNPHFLFNSLNTLIYLIPEDSEKAVRFVQQLSKVYRYVLESRDAKLIPLSEELDYLQAYIFLLKERFGENLQVEIEPLDDRREAVVVPLALQMLFENAIKHNVISNDKPLHIEVFAENGHLVVRNNLQKKNQVMDSTGVGLQNIKDRYRMLTDKEVRVITSQQYYTVALPMVELAAVE, from the coding sequence ATGAAAAAACACCCGTGTTTCCAAGACATCGCCGGTTTCAACGACCGCCACCTCATTTTGGTGGGCTTGCCCTTGGCGAGCATCTTGATTTCGCTGATGCTCTTCGGCGAGTCGTATGCACAAGGCGACTGGGCTACGGTGGGGACTTGCATCCCTATATCTTTTCTCTACACGGCCCTCTACTGGTCCGCGCTGCGATGGACCTACAAACATCTCAAATTGCGCTTTCCCGCGCCCAAAGACATTGGCAAACGGCTCGTGATTGTGTTTTTGGCCTTCAATCTGTTTTATTTTTTGATTAGCTTCAGCCTCAAAACCATACTGCACGGATTCGAGCCAAACGATGGCCATGAGCCGGAACCATTGTTGGCCTATATCTCTTCGCTCATCATGGCGGCACTGGTGATGACGCTCTACGAAGCGACCTCCTTTTATGTGCAACTGCAAAGAACCGTCGCCGAAAAAGCCGAGCTCGAGCGCCAAAACATCGAATCGCAGCTCGAAGGCTTGCGCAATCAGGTGAATCCGCATTTCCTCTTCAACAGCCTCAACACGCTCATCTACCTCATCCCAGAAGATTCGGAAAAAGCCGTGCGCTTCGTGCAGCAGCTCAGCAAGGTGTACCGATATGTGCTGGAAAGCCGCGATGCCAAACTTATCCCCCTTTCAGAAGAACTCGACTACCTGCAGGCATATATCTTTCTGCTTAAAGAGCGTTTTGGCGAAAACCTACAAGTGGAAATCGAGCCGCTCGACGACAGAAGGGAGGCCGTCGTAGTGCCCCTAGCCTTGCAGATGTTGTTTGAAAACGCCATCAAGCACAACGTCATTTCCAACGACAAGCCACTTCACATCGAGGTTTTTGCCGAAAACGGCCACCTCGTGGTACGCAACAACTTGCAAAAGAAAAATCAGGTGATGGACTCCACGGGAGTTGGCCTTCAAAACATCAAAGACCGCTACCGAATGTTGACCGACAAAGAGGTGCGAGTCATCACCTCGCAACAGTATTACACGGTGGCGTTGCCAATGGTGGAGCTGGCTGCGGTGGAGTGA
- the arfB gene encoding aminoacyl-tRNA hydrolase produces the protein MDIELLKSEIAYRTARSGGKGGQNVNKVETKVEARLDVAASEALSEAEKHLVLEKLASKISAEGILSVTDQTARSQWANKQLAESKLLQLIAKALHQQKKRIVTRIPQGAKAARLQAKRQHAEKKASRRWAPNGRQQD, from the coding sequence ATGGACATCGAACTGCTCAAATCCGAAATCGCCTACCGAACCGCCCGCTCCGGCGGCAAAGGCGGGCAAAACGTGAATAAAGTGGAGACCAAAGTGGAAGCCCGGCTCGACGTGGCCGCCTCCGAAGCCTTGAGCGAGGCAGAAAAACACCTCGTCTTGGAAAAATTGGCAAGCAAAATATCCGCCGAGGGCATCCTCTCCGTCACAGACCAGACCGCCCGCTCGCAATGGGCCAACAAACAACTGGCCGAATCCAAACTCCTGCAACTCATTGCCAAAGCCCTGCATCAGCAAAAAAAACGCATCGTCACCCGCATACCTCAGGGCGCCAAAGCAGCCCGGCTCCAAGCAAAACGACAACACGCAGAGAAGAAAGCCAGCCGCCGATGGGCCCCCAACGGCAGGCAACAAGACTGA
- a CDS encoding Gfo/Idh/MocA family oxidoreductase, which produces MAKQLDRRSFLRNATLASAALTVPNISLAQSPQTVKPRTAILNERLRIGFIGTGLRGQNHVELALLRDDCEVAAIADPDPRMVADTLKMIANKGKKKPAVYDKGDHDYLNLLNDKNIDAVVISTPWEWHTQQCVAAMQAGKYVATEVGGGFSLDECWQLVNTHEATGRHLMFLENVCYRRDVMAVLQMVREGLFGELMHLEGGYQHDLRGVKFNDGQTPYNSGVEFGDKAFSEARWRTKHSVHRNGDLYPTHGIGPVAMMTNINRGNRFLFLTSIASKPRGLHEYIVNHPKGGPSHPNAKTRFNLGDVVTTLIKTSNGETMLLSHDTNLPRPYSLGFRVQGTKGIWMDVNKSLMLDGHTKAHAWEEAKTWLDRYDHPLWKRYGNDAKTAGHGGMDFFVFHHFVECAKRNIAPQIDVYDAATWLAITPLSEASIATGSSPQMFPDFTRGRWTERQPDFAFGDNF; this is translated from the coding sequence ATGGCAAAACAACTCGACCGCCGCTCCTTTCTCCGAAATGCCACCCTCGCCAGCGCCGCGCTCACCGTGCCGAACATTTCCCTTGCGCAATCTCCCCAAACTGTCAAACCCCGAACAGCCATCCTCAACGAGCGTCTGCGCATCGGCTTCATCGGCACCGGTCTGCGTGGGCAAAACCACGTCGAACTCGCCCTGCTGCGCGACGACTGCGAGGTGGCCGCCATCGCCGACCCCGACCCGCGCATGGTGGCCGATACCCTGAAAATGATTGCCAACAAAGGCAAAAAGAAACCCGCCGTCTATGACAAAGGCGACCATGATTACCTCAATTTGCTGAACGACAAAAACATTGACGCGGTGGTCATTTCCACCCCTTGGGAATGGCACACCCAGCAGTGCGTGGCCGCCATGCAAGCAGGCAAATATGTGGCCACCGAAGTGGGGGGAGGATTCTCGCTCGACGAGTGCTGGCAACTCGTCAACACCCACGAGGCCACTGGCAGACACCTCATGTTTTTGGAGAATGTCTGTTACCGCCGCGACGTGATGGCCGTGTTGCAAATGGTGCGCGAAGGATTGTTCGGCGAGCTCATGCACCTCGAAGGCGGCTACCAACACGACCTGCGCGGGGTGAAATTCAACGATGGCCAAACACCCTACAATTCCGGCGTGGAGTTTGGCGACAAGGCATTCAGCGAAGCCCGTTGGCGCACCAAACACTCCGTGCACCGCAACGGCGACCTCTATCCCACACACGGCATCGGCCCGGTGGCCATGATGACCAATATCAATCGCGGCAACCGCTTCCTCTTCCTCACCTCCATCGCCTCCAAACCACGCGGGCTGCACGAGTACATTGTCAATCATCCCAAAGGCGGCCCCAGCCACCCGAACGCCAAAACCCGATTCAACCTCGGCGACGTGGTGACCACCCTCATAAAAACTTCCAACGGCGAAACCATGCTGCTCTCTCACGACACCAACCTGCCGCGCCCCTATTCGCTTGGGTTCCGCGTGCAAGGCACCAAAGGAATCTGGATGGACGTGAACAAAAGCCTCATGCTCGACGGCCACACCAAAGCACACGCTTGGGAGGAAGCCAAAACTTGGCTCGACCGCTACGACCACCCGCTGTGGAAACGCTACGGCAACGATGCCAAAACCGCCGGGCACGGCGGCATGGACTTCTTCGTTTTTCACCATTTCGTGGAGTGCGCCAAACGCAACATCGCCCCACAAATAGATGTTTACGACGCGGCCACATGGCTCGCCATCACACCGCTCTCCGAAGCCAGCATCGCCACAGGCAGCAGCCCGCAAATGTTCCCGGATTTCACCCGCGGCAGATGGACGGAGCGCCAGCCGGATTTTGCATTCGGAGATAATTTTTGA
- a CDS encoding (4Fe-4S)-binding protein, translating to MEKHYTNNDITVVWKPDVCIHSTLCWRGLIKVFDPRRRPWIDMDGADTEAIIAQVEKCPSGALSWHRNQAEEVEPTRVEVETIVEATPNGPLMVYGNIKVKDAEGNETSKHKVTAFCRCGASSNKPYCDGSHRKVDFKG from the coding sequence ATGGAAAAACACTACACCAACAATGACATCACCGTCGTCTGGAAGCCGGACGTGTGCATTCACTCCACGCTCTGTTGGCGCGGTCTGATAAAGGTTTTCGACCCCCGCAGACGCCCCTGGATTGACATGGACGGGGCCGATACCGAAGCCATCATCGCTCAAGTGGAAAAATGCCCCTCTGGGGCGCTCAGTTGGCATCGCAATCAAGCGGAAGAAGTCGAGCCAACGCGCGTGGAAGTAGAAACCATCGTGGAAGCCACCCCCAACGGCCCGCTCATGGTCTATGGCAATATCAAAGTGAAGGATGCGGAAGGCAACGAAACGAGCAAGCACAAAGTCACCGCCTTTTGCCGCTGCGGGGCTTCCAGCAACAAGCCTTACTGCGACGGCTCGCATCGGAAGGTTGACTTTAAGGGTTAG
- a CDS encoding M28 family peptidase — protein sequence MVRLIHTCLCLMAGTHFCFAQTNILTTNPLAEQILLGNYDPADYAASTIVNVPSIIAAELNTRISPDSLKSYILKMSTFKTRNTGSDTLSPVTGIGAARRWVHEQFETFSAENEDRLVVSYLQFNQTICGVGQHRNIMAVLPGANPSNNGVILIEGHLDSRCNVLCDTACVAEGIEDNATGTALVMELARVMSAYTFENTIVFMATIGEEQGLLGANAFAAYIQQKNIPLRAVLNNDIIGGIICGQTSSPPSCPGLDQVDSTSVRLFSFGAFNSKHKQLARFIKLQYQKNILPQASVPMNVRIMSPEDRTGRGGDHIPFRERNYAAMRFTSANEHGDASNNANYADRQHTSGDVLGADTDGDGEVDSFYVDFNYLARNAVINANAAAMAARNVPTPSDFTATRVGNQLTVNITPTSTGAYRVALRTSTNDWDSIFTLIGTTTGVFPCNPTGGLFASVASFDLHGVESLFSEEKLVAPSVSTNEPNEEPTPNIQLFQNRPNPFDEATWISFWVNEVPTYRSAWVQIVDLQGRVIEKIPVVLKQGLNETMYTHGYGVRGTFAYALVVDGQVVDVRQMIFAN from the coding sequence ATGGTCCGTCTGATACACACCTGCCTTTGCCTCATGGCCGGGACGCATTTTTGTTTCGCCCAAACCAACATTCTCACGACCAACCCGCTCGCCGAGCAAATCCTATTGGGCAACTACGACCCCGCCGACTATGCGGCCTCGACCATCGTGAATGTCCCCTCCATCATCGCGGCGGAGCTCAACACCCGCATCTCGCCGGATAGTTTGAAGTCATACATTCTGAAAATGAGCACGTTCAAAACCCGCAACACTGGCTCCGACACGCTTTCGCCCGTCACGGGCATTGGCGCCGCGCGGCGTTGGGTGCATGAGCAGTTCGAGACATTCTCAGCCGAAAACGAAGACCGGCTCGTGGTGTCCTACCTGCAATTCAACCAAACGATTTGCGGGGTAGGGCAGCATCGCAACATCATGGCCGTGTTGCCGGGGGCTAATCCATCGAACAACGGTGTCATCTTGATAGAGGGCCACCTCGACAGCCGATGCAACGTCCTTTGCGACACGGCTTGCGTGGCAGAGGGCATCGAAGACAATGCCACCGGCACCGCGCTGGTAATGGAACTGGCCCGCGTCATGTCGGCCTACACGTTTGAAAACACCATCGTTTTCATGGCGACCATCGGCGAGGAGCAAGGGCTGTTGGGGGCCAATGCTTTTGCCGCATACATCCAGCAAAAAAATATCCCCCTGCGGGCGGTGCTGAACAACGACATCATAGGGGGCATTATATGTGGCCAAACGTCGTCGCCGCCCTCCTGCCCGGGACTTGACCAAGTTGACTCCACGAGCGTGCGGCTGTTCTCGTTTGGCGCATTCAATTCCAAACACAAGCAACTCGCCCGATTCATCAAATTGCAATATCAGAAAAACATCCTGCCGCAGGCATCCGTGCCGATGAATGTGCGCATCATGTCGCCCGAAGACCGCACCGGGCGCGGCGGCGACCACATCCCATTCCGTGAGCGCAACTACGCGGCCATGCGTTTCACTTCTGCCAACGAACACGGCGACGCGAGCAACAACGCCAACTACGCCGACCGCCAGCACACCTCCGGCGATGTGTTGGGGGCCGACACGGACGGCGACGGAGAGGTGGATTCTTTCTATGTGGATTTCAACTATTTGGCCCGCAATGCCGTCATCAATGCCAATGCCGCTGCCATGGCTGCCCGCAACGTGCCCACCCCCTCGGATTTCACCGCCACTCGTGTTGGCAACCAACTCACCGTGAACATCACCCCCACTAGCACAGGGGCGTATCGCGTGGCTTTGCGCACCTCCACGAACGACTGGGATTCTATTTTTACCCTCATAGGCACCACGACGGGCGTTTTTCCCTGCAATCCCACGGGGGGGCTGTTCGCAAGCGTGGCATCGTTCGACTTACACGGCGTGGAAAGTCTTTTTTCAGAAGAAAAACTCGTGGCGCCCAGTGTGTCCACCAATGAGCCAAACGAAGAGCCGACACCCAACATTCAATTGTTTCAGAACCGCCCCAATCCTTTCGACGAGGCGACTTGGATTTCTTTTTGGGTGAACGAGGTGCCGACCTACCGCTCGGCATGGGTGCAGATTGTGGATTTGCAGGGCAGAGTCATTGAAAAAATACCCGTCGTGCTGAAGCAAGGGCTGAACGAGACTATGTACACGCATGGCTACGGCGTGCGCGGCACGTTTGCCTACGCGCTCGTGGTGGATGGTCAGGTGGTGGATGTGCGGCAGATGATTTTTGCGAATTAA